Proteins found in one Flavobacterium channae genomic segment:
- a CDS encoding rhomboid family intramembrane serine protease: protein MMNMTETVKQLLIINVLFFIGSYFVPQANELLSLHYFESDGFKFWQPITHMFMHGSLMHIFFNMFALVSFGSALEHFWGPKKFLFFYFSCGLGAALLQSGINYYEFHSLLNQLSDMSISSADLHKMLNANMSDGFSFRGELLYENAKPIIEKYSFNSDSFSILFQAACQNQSTMVGASGAIYGLLVAFAFMFPNAELALMFIPVPIKAKYFVPVIVLLDLFSGVTGYSIFGGGIAHFAHVGGALIGFIMMWYWKKNQFNQNRWDR, encoded by the coding sequence ATGATGAATATGACCGAAACAGTAAAACAGTTATTAATTATTAACGTTTTATTTTTTATAGGAAGTTATTTTGTGCCTCAAGCGAATGAGTTATTGTCACTTCATTATTTTGAAAGTGATGGTTTTAAATTTTGGCAACCTATCACGCACATGTTCATGCATGGAAGTTTGATGCATATTTTCTTTAATATGTTCGCGTTGGTTTCGTTTGGTAGTGCATTAGAACATTTTTGGGGGCCAAAGAAGTTTTTGTTTTTCTATTTTTCTTGTGGATTAGGTGCTGCTTTATTACAATCAGGAATAAATTATTATGAATTCCATTCTTTATTAAATCAATTGTCTGATATGTCAATTTCTTCTGCGGATTTACATAAGATGTTAAATGCAAATATGTCAGATGGTTTTTCATTTAGAGGGGAATTATTATATGAAAATGCTAAGCCAATAATTGAAAAATATAGTTTTAATAGTGATTCATTTTCAATATTATTTCAAGCTGCTTGTCAGAATCAATCAACAATGGTTGGAGCTTCTGGAGCTATTTACGGTTTGTTAGTTGCTTTCGCTTTCATGTTTCCAAATGCGGAATTAGCTTTAATGTTTATTCCAGTTCCCATAAAAGCCAAATATTTTGTTCCAGTAATTGTATTGTTGGACTTATTTTCTGGAGTAACAGGTTATAGTATTTTTGGTGGTGGAATTGCACATTTTGCTCACGTTGGAGGTGCTTTAATTGGTTTTATCATGATGTGGTACTGGAAGAAAAATCAATTCAATCAAAATCGTTGGGATAGATAG
- the mutL gene encoding DNA mismatch repair endonuclease MutL, whose amino-acid sequence MAASIIQLLPDHVANQIAAGEVVQRPASVVKELLENAVDAKSSDIKLIVKEAGKTLVQVIDNGLGMNTTDARLCFERHATSKIRKAEDLFDLHTKGFRGEALASIAAIAHVEMKTKQDQEELGTHIIMEGSKLVTQEVAVLPKGTSFAVKNLFFNIPARRNFLKSETVEFRHVMDEFQRVAMAHPSISFTLIHNGSELYNLPSSNYRQRIVNIFGGKTNEKLVPVSEDTELIKISGFVGKPEFAKKSRGEQFFFVNDRYIKSAYLHHAIMSAYEGLLKEGNQPSYFLYLQVPPNTIDINIHPTKTEIKFDDEHSLYAILRSAVKHSLGQFNVAPVLDFERDANLDTPYQYKNKEADFPTIQVDSNFNPFANEKPEAKSLSSFGSYKRETSTASWESLYVGLKQETQELEQFSFESEEVTGKLFDDEPEETKTSSTYQIHKKYIVSAIKSGMLVIDQGRAHQRVLYEQFLTNITVQKASSQQLLFPLELYFSSDEMTLLTELQSSLENTGFVFDKFNTDSVQISGLPIGMAESEVTIVLEELISNLQNEIPESSFSQSDSIAKSMAKSMAVKTGTYLTDKEQENLVNSLFACKDPNVSPFQKPTFITLTVEDLDKRFAL is encoded by the coding sequence ATGGCTGCTAGTATAATCCAACTTTTACCTGATCATGTTGCCAACCAAATCGCTGCCGGAGAAGTAGTTCAAAGACCTGCATCGGTTGTTAAAGAATTGCTTGAAAATGCGGTTGATGCAAAATCGTCTGATATTAAGTTAATTGTAAAAGAGGCTGGAAAAACCTTAGTGCAAGTTATTGATAATGGTTTAGGAATGAACACGACCGACGCTCGTTTGTGTTTCGAACGTCATGCTACTTCAAAAATTAGAAAAGCAGAAGATTTATTTGATTTACATACCAAAGGATTCCGTGGTGAAGCATTGGCATCAATTGCTGCAATTGCACATGTTGAAATGAAAACCAAGCAAGATCAAGAAGAGTTAGGGACGCATATCATTATGGAAGGAAGCAAATTAGTAACACAAGAAGTTGCTGTTTTGCCAAAAGGAACTTCATTTGCCGTAAAGAATTTATTTTTCAATATTCCTGCTCGAAGAAATTTTTTAAAATCAGAAACTGTTGAATTTCGTCATGTAATGGATGAATTTCAGCGTGTGGCAATGGCACATCCGTCAATTTCGTTTACATTAATTCACAACGGAAGTGAATTATACAATTTGCCAAGTTCAAATTATCGCCAGCGAATTGTTAATATTTTTGGTGGAAAAACTAATGAAAAATTAGTTCCAGTTTCAGAAGATACGGAGTTGATTAAAATTTCGGGCTTTGTTGGAAAACCAGAATTTGCAAAAAAGAGTAGAGGAGAGCAGTTTTTCTTTGTAAACGACCGTTATATTAAAAGTGCTTATTTGCATCATGCCATTATGAGTGCTTATGAAGGTTTGTTAAAAGAAGGCAATCAGCCAAGTTATTTCTTGTATTTGCAAGTGCCACCAAACACTATTGATATTAATATTCATCCAACTAAAACTGAAATTAAGTTTGATGATGAGCATTCGTTATACGCTATTTTACGTTCTGCTGTTAAACATAGTTTAGGGCAATTTAATGTGGCGCCAGTTTTGGATTTTGAACGCGATGCCAATTTAGATACACCATATCAGTATAAAAATAAAGAAGCCGATTTTCCAACAATACAAGTGGATTCTAATTTTAATCCGTTTGCTAACGAGAAACCAGAAGCAAAATCACTTTCGTCTTTTGGAAGTTATAAACGAGAAACTTCAACCGCTAGTTGGGAAAGTTTGTATGTAGGTTTAAAACAAGAAACACAAGAATTAGAGCAGTTTTCATTTGAAAGCGAAGAAGTAACTGGAAAATTATTTGATGATGAACCAGAGGAAACAAAAACATCTTCTACGTATCAAATTCATAAAAAATATATAGTTAGTGCTATTAAATCAGGAATGTTAGTTATTGATCAAGGTAGAGCACATCAGCGTGTTTTGTACGAACAATTTTTAACTAATATTACGGTTCAAAAAGCATCGAGTCAACAATTGTTATTTCCATTGGAATTGTATTTTTCTTCAGATGAAATGACGTTGTTAACTGAATTACAATCATCATTAGAAAACACAGGTTTTGTTTTTGATAAGTTCAATACCGATTCAGTTCAGATTTCAGGTTTGCCAATTGGAATGGCTGAAAGTGAAGTTACAATTGTTTTGGAAGAATTAATTAGTAACTTACAAAATGAAATTCCAGAAAGTAGTTTTTCTCAAAGTGATAGTATTGCCAAATCAATGGCAAAAAGTATGGCGGTAAAAACGGGGACTTACCTAACAGATAAAGAACAAGAGAATTTAGTAAATTCGTTATTTGCTTGTAAAGATCCAAATGTTTCCCCGTTTCAAAAACCCACATTTATTACCTTAACGGTAGAAGATTTAGATAAAAGATTTGCCTTATGA